The Colias croceus chromosome 2, ilColCroc2.1 region AAAATCTACATCTTagttcaaaatacatatttattttaatatttggttCTTGTATTTGTAGAAATAATTGTACCATGAAGTCagcatattgttattaatataaattgggATGAAAAAGAACACAAAGGGTTAaagtagttatttatttaaataatttactagcaACCACTTCAgaacttacataatatgtaactggTGTAACAGAACCACtacattatacattaaatactgtaaataaatatcaatgaGGTATCACTTATAAGCTAAAGGACAAAACATTCAAAtttaacatacaaaaatattatttttacatttgattttcaaaactattattggaattttgttttttattcctCGTCCTGATCAAGAATCGTTCTTTTTGCTTTAAACTCGTAAATTGGGATTTGTGTATCTAACGTATTTGAGTAGGGCATCATTTTCTTCGCAGACAAACGGTTTGACATGATGGCAAGCTACGTCGTGCCAATGGACACCGTCGTTGTAGAAGTTGTTAAGGATGGCAATACAGTGTTCTGCTGCGCCGCCTTGGATGAGTtcctgtaaataaataataaatattaacgcCTGCAAATAAAATTAGCAAATAGCAATATCGTATAAATCCAACAGGCGTCGAAATTTTTTggatatgtatttaataaatccttacagaaaaaaatactctGAGGTTtacagataaatataaattaatatggaGAATAAAGAAAATTCCATTGGATCCACAATGATagtaacttaatattttctgattacaataaaacaatattatatgctGATTCCAGCTTACATTACGAATGTTTAAAATCtacgaaaattttaaatgcatttattatataatcacCCGGATCTTGTcctgtattaattaatttaattactacTGGTGCAATAATGCATTGTCAGATCTATAAaggtcatattataataacgacaaaatattaaataaaaatcgtctgaaatttttaattaatgtaaaacaatcatattataataaaatgatgcatttaaatattcatgagTAGAATACGTTAATCTATTTTATCACCGTTTGTATttgatatgatattttagaattaCAAGTTAACTCTTTTGAATTGTAACGACTTATAGATGGTTGATTGGCATAATACCTCCTGTACTAATGACTTTCTCTACGTTTTAGTATTACTCTACGGTTTTCTTTAAACGTATATATTTTCCCTCTTCTTTCCTTGttgaaaaagagaaaaatCATTTGCACAATAAAGAAAACCCACGTAATGTTCTCGAAGTAATGACGCGATTACTTTATTCCGTTGCGCGATCACCTAGGGAAAGTGATGCCAAACAATACGGCAACGTACGCCGAATATCGATGAGCTTTTGTGCGAAGTAGAAAGCGGATTGCTCATTGCATTGATGCGGGTACGCCCTTCAGCAAATATTTCGCAGGAACATTAATATTCACGACACTTTCGTTTTCATTGCGTGACATCCGCGTCAGATGTTTAACCGCGGGGTGGTTTATGACAAACATTACTTAACGGTTCGCGGAATCCAATACGTTGCGTAATAACGTATTAGCGATTGCGTACATTTACGGTACTTTACGCGGTATTGTCACTGCATTGTCTAACCGCCTCGTTAATATTTGTCATTTAGTTACAGTTGCTTAGTTTGGAGAGACAATGCAAGAGTAACTTACGCGTACGAGCAGGTACctataagtttttaaatttcggGCACACACAATGGCAAGTTAAATTCTACACCAAGAATGAAAGCATTTATGTTCTTTAAAACTCCTTTCACGAACCTCTAATCAACAGTACTTACTCTATTGTCTGGTTGAGGTTTGCCGATGCCACCACCCTCTGACCAGTCGTTTTGTTGGCGGTTCGTAGTGGGAGCAAGCTTTTGCAGCTCAGCGGTCCAGAACCATCCGTTGATTTCGTTAGGAAGTAAATCAGGACGATTACAACCCTTGAAGTCGCAGAGACGACCGGACGTCCAGATGTACTTAACCTGTGATTAGGAAAGAATAAGTATAAATGATGACTTGATAgacatttgaaaatatattatgcatttaATATCTGTCCATAGACCATAAGTAGCAAAGCTTCACAGCattactattattaaaattaacgaaTATGTTTAATTTCGTAGTATCGAATAGAGAAACCCTCTTGCATACAAACATAAAAGTATTCAGGTAGGTATCTATCGTTAAGAAAAACACACACGTTTTCGAATTCGTTATACTGTTGTTGTATATTTGAACCACTTTCTTTTTCGCTTgagttttcaaaattatattgttttcacTGCGCGGTTGAaatggtaattatttgatctatacatataaacgTGACTAGAGTACAGAATTTTAGGAAAATTCTACGATGTGTAGGTACTCATAAATTATGCCGGCCAAGGATTGAAGGAGAATAAGTATTGGTGacattcaaatttcaaatttggaGTTTTCCTTTTATCACCTTTGCTGCAAAACAGAACACATGAAAAAAACAAGTAAAAGCAAACTGCAGAGAGCTCtaatataatttgatattttccAGGAAGCCAGCTCGGTATgaagaaatttataaaatttacgaaaatgctTTCAgatgcataatataatattacctaatcACCTACTTGAGAAACATTTATGTGAATAGGTAAAGACAACGGAATCACAAATTCTCCTCACATACTTAGAATCAATCTCACAAGATGAAATAAAGAAAGTCTGGAAggtcatatattatgtagccCAGTAGCCGTTACCTTATCCTGGACGATGCGGGCTTTAATCCATTCGTTTTCATCACTCGTCTCCAAAGACACGAGGTCCATGCAACGTTGTCTGCAGAAGTTTCTGGCTGTCAGCCAGTCTACCTCCGTACCACGCTGCGCGGGGTCCCTCCAGGAGAAGTAGTAACCTTTATCTGGAtgagatatattatattattatagatagtTAGAAGtatgtattgaatatttttactgTGAATGAAGTCTTAGATACTTATACGTAAATTGTAGGATTTTTTTGAATGCAATATTTTACGCTTCATATAAATgccaatattattaatttattcatcatcaataataattagatacaAAACAAATGAACCATCACATTTTAACAACGCATTTTAAAGTAGGTATCTTGAGTTGTTAGTAATTAGTATTTAGGTATTTGAATAATACCTATTTTGATATGTAGAAATGTTAACGCGGAAGTCGAAATAGAATCAATTAGATACCTATAATAGATGTTCATctatatgtcgtggccatatcgtagatttgctcatttcatgaaatggccaacatagtttgatcagatcgttatatcgtcaacgtttcacgatttggtcatcgacatttggccagatcgtataaaatataggttaaGTCTAACCTAAGttagactttaataaacaacgcacgagccgagcgagcaaagcaaGCGTGCCGCGgtagcggccggcgagtgccagaagcgaatcgctttttaaaaaagaaacaaaaatggtcgcgtttcgtgaaatggccatccacgtgaaatgagcaaatctacgatatggccacgaaaTATACAAAATGCATATTTTTAGTATCGAGTATGGCAAaagtattttctattatattgtGTAACAAAAGCATGGGAATTAGGTAACGATTGTCAATGGAAAACTTACTTTCCATATTGTTGTGGAAATATATCTTCATCGTCAGCTATTGTTGGCAATATCTACTTGAATGAAAGCAAAATACTGTTTTTgctcatttaaaaaaataggtcaAATGTGAGAATGATGTATCTTCataatttaagttattttataaaaatgcatCTGAAGTATAGtactagaaataaataaaagataaaaaagagGCCGCCCGAACAGGGACTTGAACCCTGGACCCTTGGATTAAAAGTCCAATGCTCTACCGACTGAGCTATCCGGGCTCTATCAATAGTTgcgaattttttaaaaataaagcgtAAGTAGGTACCGTAATATTTAGCTAAatatataagatatttttactgTTACTtgtgaaagattttttcaGATATCACTTCGATTACATTCATTTTCATTGCAATCTTATGGAATGTAGAGACTTATAGCTGTTTGAATCGATTTTTCCACCCTTTATGCAATCTGCATCAGTTAGAAAAGAAGAAAAGTTAGAAAAGCGACTAACACCTAAAATTACTATGAATGGATTTTCTATCGCCTTATTAAGTATAATGAATCTAGAGACAATCGCAAATGCATACCGTTATATTGTCATAAAGCACAGCGGAAGATGGCCATGAATGACGTAAGCCAACacaaaaatgctcacattattACGAATTCCCGTTGAGCAACTTGTTCTCTTATCTCGTATCCGGGAAAGATAAAATCGAGATTTTTGTCTTTGTCAGGCAAGAAGTTTTCTCGGAACTACGCAAGTGTTGTTATCGGGGACGACGCAGGTTTATAACCTTTTGAACGAGAAATCGTATGAAGGCGTAAAATGATGATGtacttttagtttttacagCTTTTTACTTACATAAGTTACTTaattacgtaggtacctaattatatacatcctactaatattataaatgcgaaagtttgtatggatgtttgttactctttcacgtaaaaactactgaaccgtttacaatgaaatttagcacacatatagagggtaacttggattaacacataggatagtttttatcccggaaatcccacgggaacgggaactatgctggttttcctttgcaaacgcgggcgaagccgcgggcggaaatctagtattttataagtcTTACTCCAGTGCCGTAGGAACTccaattaaactttaaattccTAGTATCtttctacataatatcttccatgtttaataattaaaaacaagcGTTCATCCTCTTAACGGGAACCGGGAtggtcaaaaataaatatactccCTCTAGACCTAGAGCTTTCATTAAAAATCGGTTAAGTGTTAGATTTAGGAGCTTTTGTATTCAatcaattaaacaatttttcctctttataatattactatctATAGGTAGATAAATCACTTACTGTCTGAATATCTCTCATGAATCGTTCTCTGCACACATTGAGATGGTTGAGGTGGCTCTAAAACGCGCCCATTTGGGAATTGCGCGTGCGCAACTGCCAATACTGCTAAAAGGACTATTTGCTTCAttttctagaaaaaaaaaacaaactatttatttacagtaagcatacaaaaatacCATGAAAGTGTgacaacaaaacaaatatttatttcttaacaaaattgtatcctggtttttaaccgacttcaaaaaaggaggaggttctcaattcgaccgtatatatattttagctATACAAATGCTCgtgaattaaaattacattacctACTATTTATTAGTGGTAGGTACGCTTAGATCGCGATCGTGGTAACTGGTACGACCTAAACTCGAAAAAGGATGAGAATGTGTCAGTCctacttttttgtttattatttgacaattaatttaaaattgtgtttattttcgACGAGTTCATCACGGATGCATtcctaatattatgttgttatttgtagaatTTACTGCTGTGTTTTCCTTACTCCGCTaagtgttaataattattactcaCAATCACAAAGATTGTGATTGTCCAAAAATGTCAATTATTTAACCTCAAAGGTCGAGGTTGAATGTAGACTTTAATAGAGTTATTAGCAAAGAATTTTCAATAAGATAcacatacttatttatttaaatcagaaTCATTTATGTTATCATTATAACCCGTCCGCATTTTTTGCTTTATACCTatgcgatttattttttattacatacattttcttGTTTGGCTAGACGAATCGCATActtagttaaatatatttatattttttttctattaaaagtCACCAGATACTTTTAAAGTGAGATAAGTGTTTATTTACAAACGTTTATCGTccgttaaattttaaattatcatacatacatagtaagtagttatttttcttttaaataaggAAATGACTATCTTATCACAGTCATGGTAAacaatcaattaattaattaacaatacaTATTGAATTGAGCATGTTGTTTTTACAAGATGTTAGGTACTTAACTGGACTATCattatctaaattatattttagagaAATGAATGTAACAATTTgaactttttctttatttaatttaggtaaGGTATGTGGTACCTGTACAGGATTTAAAAGATAATTGTTTACAAACACTTTCCATTGATTCAACAGGTAATTATTACGTAAGGCTGTAGTACGCCTCAATATTGGGAACGAGACCGGTCCTGTGTAGAGATAGTATATTACAATGTTTTTGTaggctttttttaatttttcaaaaaaatgttttggtaGATATAATTAGACGATTTAAAACGACAAAATTATGGTGATTTTAGAATAAAGCAGAAAAAATATTCGATAAAAAAGGCCATCGTCTTAATTGCtttggaaataaaaaagaaatgaagTGTACTCACACATCAtcaggtattttttattttttaaaatcatctagtataaaaaaattatattattaatttgaaagTATTGgaagcataaatatatttttaaggctTTTACGCACATAATAttctctataaaaatattataatcttaatattcTCTATAGAAAACATGAAAAGGAAGAGACTACAAATTATTAAGAAAGTGTTTGTGAGTTCTCAAAAACCGTTGGTTTTATCtttataggtactaaaagGGATCAATTTATGGTTCGAGCTATCCACGAATTGTAGAGATTCATGGTAACCGCAGGGACAGGAGAAAGTGACCTTGTCCTCAAAGGTTTAAGTTCATTCCTCCTCTCATTAATCGGAATTTCAACTAAGGGTCAATGAATTTTCTATGCTTTTACAAAGAAACAGGTTAAACGAGATATAGCTTGTTATGAATTCTGCAAAGTTTGTTAGTTAATTCGCAACAATGACGAACGGttacttgttattttttaaacttaaataattatttttacaatgtaaattaaatattttttttatttattccgttgcattattcatttaaaattatgcgatttttaatcataaattaatcactgcacaaaatattttttataataaataattagattcTAAGtaccataaatataaattatacagatCATAAAAAAACTCGaaatattcacttttaaaactttttttatcacaCACGCTTTTACTAAACATAtcccataaaaaataaaatagcgcCTTATAAATTTTCTAGTACTTTTCTTTCCGAAAGATTATGGTTAAAAGCACTTACCGTGTGATGTCTGCGTCCGTATCCGTCACTAACTGATGCGCCGGCGCAGTGCGGCCGATTTATATGGAGGTAACGCATGAGTCCTGACTAACAAACAATACATACaacatattcaaaaaaataatcttgtaaataaaaaaatattctccgAAACCaggattataaaatatgaaactcTGTGGAGGATTTATATAAAGGCATTTATGTTTAAAGAATAATGTAGATGTGTACGTTACGCCCgcatatttgaataaacagtgttgtaaaaattgtataattgtGTATGAGCTTTCTAACGACAATAATTGTAGAGATGAGCCATACTTATCACCGATGTAATATTAGTGAACGAAGTATCTTTCAATATTAggttttaattatctttaaatgtataatgtatatatatagAGATAAATCcataagtatattttgtaagttgtgattaaatttttttagcTTGTTTTGTTAAGGAAAATAAAGAACTTATCTTTAGTGTGttatttcatactttacaATGTAGGCAAGATTGTAGAATGTTctagaatttttacaaaaattttggACACACTACGTGATTAAAGTCATGAATTCACCAGTGGCGATTGACCgacaaatttttataacaatttttttcagcacataatattacgtaaattttcatcatttcTACATGACCTTATGTAGGAAATTtggatttaatttaaaatcaaaatatgtagCACAAAAAACAATGGAGTACGagtatgtaatattaatatggagataGGCTTTCCTTTGCATTTTTAAATGCTACATAGGTTGTATTTTCGATACCTAAATACTTAGTTTGTACTGTGttctaaaacaataaacatgtcAAGgtacaaatactaaaaattaatacgAAATCTGAAATCAAAATGATGAATTATGAGCTCTCATATCCtaatatagtacctactatataggtacctacactttattaatacatcaataaaaatatatcattattaGATAGGTTCTCTAATGACTAaaactctatattttatacttactcTATATTTTAAAGCAATTTGTTAGTTGACATTAAATTACTCGCCAGTAAGTACAACTTGCCGCCAGAGCGCCTCCTTGGTAcggtggttgacgcgtgagcgtaacaCCAAGGCCcaaggggtcctgggttcgattcctggtggaggaaaaaaaatgtctcggtctggcaggacacagaaggctgatcacctacttgtcactaaagaaaatcgatctgATGTTTATTGCTTCTGCCGTGGGGTAAGGGGTGGGGTACATGGGACATCACTTAAGTACAACTTACTTATATGCATTAAGGTcagatattgtatttttataatttgtttcaaGAACATAGAGcggttttatttacaattattaagttcctaatccatactaatattgtgctaatattataaatgcgaaagtatatctctgtctgtctgttactcaatcacgcctcaactactgaaccaatttgcatgaaatttggtatagagatattttgatacccaagaaaggacataggctacttttttccccgggacataggataggttttatcccggaaatcccacgggaacgggaactatgaaggtttttctttgactgcgcgggcgaagccgcgggtggaaagctagtaattatatatatatatatatatattatatatgtaatgACTCTTCTGAAATATGAGATACAAAAGGTAGGTATTTTTCACAATTCATTCCaccaaattattaaattaagatCATTAATATTGCaggtaaaatatttcatatataattttaaaagtccAAGTTGAGTTAGACCCAGGCGGCCAGGCCTCCTAAGTTC contains the following coding sequences:
- the LOC123704153 gene encoding uncharacterized protein LOC123704153; this translates as MRYLHINRPHCAGASVSDGYGRRHHTKMKQIVLLAVLAVAHAQFPNGRVLEPPQPSQCVQRTIHERYSDNKGYYFSWRDPAQRGTEVDWLTARNFCRQRCMDLVSLETSDENEWIKARIVQDKVKYIWTSGRLCDFKGCNRPDLLPNEINGWFWTAELQKLAPTTNRQQNDWSEGGGIGKPQPDNRELIQGGAAEHCIAILNNFYNDGVHWHDVACHHVKPFVCEENDALLKYVRYTNPNLRV